The Ananas comosus cultivar F153 linkage group 2, ASM154086v1, whole genome shotgun sequence genome contains a region encoding:
- the LOC109706440 gene encoding uncharacterized protein LOC109706440 gives MAADSTDLAVLDSKPRHPQLICLKPRHPRPIRPKPRHPLPIRPKPRHPRLIRRCPCRTAAHDSARDLSRSVDARAPSSTLMARTRGVPSDAASLHLEGRNPVDAPPLSWPFTAAEYRRHDPPPSRSQIRGSTVGSQPQRSSGISKARQLLDGDPERESGALLSNGFRPPSA, from the exons ATGGCCGCGGACTCCACCGACCTC GCCGTCCTCGactcgaagccgcgccacccgcagCTGATCTGCctgaagccgcgccacccgcggccgatccgcccgaagccgcgccacccgctgCCGATCCGcccgaagccgcgccacccgcggctaATTCGTCGATGCCCATGCCGAACCGCCGCCCATGACTCTGCTCGTGATCTAAGCCGATCCGTCGACGCCCGCGCGCCGTCGTCAACTTTGATGGCTCGAACCCGAGGAGTTCCCTCTGATGCCGCGTCGCTCCACCTCGAAGGCCGCAACCCCGTCGATGCCCCGCCGCTGTCGTGGCCCTTCACCGCTGCAGAGTATCGCCGTCACGACCCTCCTCCGTCGCGGTCTCAGATCCGCGGCTCCACTGTCGGGTCACAGCCCCAGCGGAGCTCCGGCATCAGCAAAGCCCGCCAGCTGCTCGACGGcgatcctgagagagagagcggtgctctcctctcaaacgggtTCCGCCCGCCAAGTGCTTGA